The segment TCGAGGTTGGCCACGGTTCCCGCGAAGGGCTCGCCCACGACGACGACGGGCAGCTCGACCTGAACCTTCTCGCCCTTCTTGACGACGAGGAGGTCGATGTGCTCGATGATCTGGTGCACCGGGTCCTTCTGCACGTCCTTGACCAGCGCCAGCTGCGATTTGCCCTCGATGTCGAGCTCGAGCAGCGCGTTGGCACGACGGATGAGCAGGCCGACCTGGTGGCCGGGCAGCGCGACGTGCACCGGGTCGGTGCCGTGGCCGTAGATGACGGCGGGAATCTGACCGGCGGCGCGCAGGCGGCGGGCGAAGCCCTTGCCGAAGCTCGTGCGGAGCTCCGCGGCGACCTTGGTGTCTTGGGACATGATGTTCTCCTTCAGGCGCACGACGTGGCCGTGCGGTGGTCTGGGGTTCTGTCGTCTCGGCGATGGACACGAGGACGAGAACGCCAGTCACCGTGGTGACCGCTTCGCCGCGTCGATCACGGATGGCGCACACGCGTCATCCCTCGCCGAGGAACCCCTCTATCGTACCCGAAACAGCCGATAGGCTGATGCCATGCTCGATGCGGCCTTCCTCTCCCATGTCCTGTTCTGGTTCATCGGCGCCATGACGCTCGCCGGATCGGTGCTCACCGTCGGCGCGCTGTGCGTCATGGGACGCTCCGGCTACCGCAAGGACTGAGCCGCCGCGGCGCCCGACCTACCGCGACGACGCGGCGCCGCCGGACACCCGGCGCGCGTGCTCGTCGAGGAAGGCGACCGCCTCGTCGACGATCCGCACAGGCGCGGCCGCGACGTCGATCACGATGCCGTCCTCATCCGGCTCGAGAGGCTCCAACGATGCGAACTGCGAGCGCAGCAGCGCCGGGGGCATGTACTCGTGCGTGCGTGCGTCGACGCGCTCCGAGATGAGCTCGAAGCTCCCCGAGAGATGCACGAAGACCGTGCCGGGCGCACGGTCGCGCAGCAGATCCCGATAGTTGCGCCGCAGCGCCGAGCACACGACGACGATGTTGTCGCCGCGGTGCGCATCGAGCAGGTCGCCGATCGTGCGCAGCCACGGCTCACGATCCGCATCCGAGAGCGGAACGCCCGCCGCCATCCGCGCGACGTTGTCCGCCGGATGAAGGCGATCCCCGTCGACCGCTCGCCCCCCGGTGCGGGAGGCGAGCAGTTCGGCGATCGTCGATTTTCCAGAACCCTGCACGCCCATCACGACGACGGGCGGATGGAGCACTCGCTGCGTCACCCCTTCGTCGCCCCCGCCGTGAGTCCGGAGACGATGTACTTCTGGGTGAACAGCGCGATGACCATGATCGGGATCGTCACGACGACGGCGGCGGCCATCAGCCCGCCCCAGTCGATGCTCGCGTATCCGACGAAGTCGAAGATCGCCACGGGCAGCGTCTTCGTGCTCGCGCCGGACAGCACCAGGGCGAACATGAAGTTGTTCCACGAGAAGATGAACGACAGGATGCTCGAGGTCGCGATGCCGGGCACCGACAGCGGCAGCGTGATGCGGAGGAACGCCCCGATCGGGGTGAGCCCGTCGACCTGTGCCTGTTCCTCGAGGTCTTCGGGCATGGAGTCGAAGAACGACATCATGATGTAGAGGATCAGCGGCAGCGAAACGAACATGTGCGAGAGCACGAGCGGCGTGTAGGTGCCGACGATCCGCATGTTCGCGAAGACGAAGTACCACGGAACGAGCAGGCTGACGCCGGGGATGACCCGGGCCAGCAGCACGAGCACGGCCGACTTCTTCATCACGAAACGGCTCATCGAGTAGGCCGCGGGCACCGCGAGCAGAAGCGAGAGCACCGTGGCGACGGCGGCGACGAAGAAGCTGTTCCAGATGAACTGGATGTAGTCGGCTTGCCCGAAGACCGTGTCGTAGTTCTTCGTCGTCGGGCTGAAGACGAAGGCGGCGCCCGGGTTGTAGATGTCGACGTTCGTCTTGAAGGAGGCCAGGAGCATCCACAGGATCGGCGCGAGGAAGGTGACCGCGACGAGCACGAGCATGATGACGCGGAAGGTCTTGTACCCGCGCCCGCGGGGGCGACGGCGCTGGACGGGCGAGGTCGTCACCAGCAGCGAGGTGTCTGTCTTGGCCATCAGCGATCGCCTGCCTTCTTCTTGCGAATGGTGAGCAGCCAGATGCAGCCGATGATCATGAGGAAGAAGATCACCAGCACGGCCGACGACTCGCCGTACTTGTTGTAGTCGAAGCTCAGACCGTAGGCGTAGACGTTGAGGGTCTCGACCTCGTGGAACGATCCGCCGCCCTTGCCCTTCGTGGCGTAGAGGATGTCGAAGGTCTTCAGCGCATCGATCCCGCGCAGCAGGATCGCGGTGATGAAGGTAGGCATGACCAGCGGGAAGGTCACATGCCAGAACCGCTGCCAGGCGTTGGCGCCGTCGACGCGGGCCGCCTCGTCGGGCTCATCGGAGAGCGAGGTGAGGCCCGCGAGCAGGATGAGCACGACCATCGGCGTCCACTGCCAGATGTCCACGAAGATCAATGTCGGCAGTGCCGTCGCCTCGCCCGCGAGCCACGGCTGCGCGGGGATCCCCACCCAGGAGAGCAACTGGTTGGCGAACCCGATGGTCGGCTCGAAGATGAGCCGCCACATCATGCCGACGGCCACCGGCGTGGCCACCAGCGGCAGAAGGATGATGACGCGCACGAGGCCCTGGCCGCGGAACGGTCGCCACAGCAACAGGGCGATCGCCATGCCGAGCACCATCTCGATCACCATCGCCCCGACGGTGAAGATCGCCGTACGCCCGACGGCCGGCCAGAAACGATCGACGTCGGTGAGCACATCGAGATAGTTCGCCATCCCGATGAAGTCGTGCGGCGCGCGGATCGATCCCGACGCGTCGGTGAGGCTCAGGTAGAGCGTCCAGCCGAGGGGGAAGGCGATGAGGAGCGCGACGAATACCATCGCGGGGGCCGCGAACACCCATTTGCGGTGCCGATTGGCCCACCCGGACAGCGATGCGCTGCTCCTCCCCTTCCGGGATCCGGTGATTGTTGTCATGGTCGTCTCTCGTCGTGGTGGCCGGCGGCGCTGCGAAGGTGCACGCCGCCGGCGTCGGAAAGTCGGAAATCGAGAAGAGATCACGCCGGTCGTGCGACGGCGGGCGCCGCACGACCGGCGATGCGGGTCAGGAGTTCTCGTCGTCCAGGAACGCCTGGAAGTCGGCCTGCGCCTTGGCGATGGCCGCATCGACGTCGCCCCCGGTGATCGCCTCCACGATCGGCGCGCCCACGATCTCGCGGGCCTCGGCGACGTTGATCACGAGCGGACGGTCGTAGCCGAACCCGGTCTCGGAACCGATCGAGATCGCCTCGGCCAGCTGTTCCGGGAAGCTCGCCGTGCCCTGCGGGTCGGACCACACCGACGCGCGAGCCGCGGGAACGCCGGCGGTCTGCACCTCGAGGGTCATCTCCGGGCTGGTCAGCCACTTCACGAACTCGAAGGAGAGATCCTTCTTGCTCGAGTCGTTGTTGATGCCCAGCGCCCACGACGGAACGTTGTAGGGCACCGACCCGGCCTTGCCCGACGGGAACGGCGCGTAGCCGACCTTGTCCCAGACCGTCGAGTTCTCCTCGAGGGCGAGGTTCTGGTACAGGCTGGACGCGTCG is part of the Microbacterium pseudoresistens genome and harbors:
- a CDS encoding carbohydrate ABC transporter permease; the protein is MAKTDTSLLVTTSPVQRRRPRGRGYKTFRVIMLVLVAVTFLAPILWMLLASFKTNVDIYNPGAAFVFSPTTKNYDTVFGQADYIQFIWNSFFVAAVATVLSLLLAVPAAYSMSRFVMKKSAVLVLLARVIPGVSLLVPWYFVFANMRIVGTYTPLVLSHMFVSLPLILYIMMSFFDSMPEDLEEQAQVDGLTPIGAFLRITLPLSVPGIATSSILSFIFSWNNFMFALVLSGASTKTLPVAIFDFVGYASIDWGGLMAAAVVVTIPIMVIALFTQKYIVSGLTAGATKG
- a CDS encoding gluconokinase; the encoded protein is MLHPPVVVMGVQGSGKSTIAELLASRTGGRAVDGDRLHPADNVARMAAGVPLSDADREPWLRTIGDLLDAHRGDNIVVVCSALRRNYRDLLRDRAPGTVFVHLSGSFELISERVDARTHEYMPPALLRSQFASLEPLEPDEDGIVIDVAAAPVRIVDEAVAFLDEHARRVSGGAASSR
- a CDS encoding carbohydrate ABC transporter permease, translated to MTTITGSRKGRSSASLSGWANRHRKWVFAAPAMVFVALLIAFPLGWTLYLSLTDASGSIRAPHDFIGMANYLDVLTDVDRFWPAVGRTAIFTVGAMVIEMVLGMAIALLLWRPFRGQGLVRVIILLPLVATPVAVGMMWRLIFEPTIGFANQLLSWVGIPAQPWLAGEATALPTLIFVDIWQWTPMVVLILLAGLTSLSDEPDEAARVDGANAWQRFWHVTFPLVMPTFITAILLRGIDALKTFDILYATKGKGGGSFHEVETLNVYAYGLSFDYNKYGESSAVLVIFFLMIIGCIWLLTIRKKKAGDR
- a CDS encoding 50S ribosomal protein L25/general stress protein Ctc → MSQDTKVAAELRTSFGKGFARRLRAAGQIPAVIYGHGTDPVHVALPGHQVGLLIRRANALLELDIEGKSQLALVKDVQKDPVHQIIEHIDLLVVKKGEKVQVELPVVVVGEPFAGTVANLDATTLTVEVEATHIPENVEVDVEGLEDGAHVVAGDVKLPKGATLVADPELLVVAVYVPTVEVEETETDEAEEGEEAAEAAPAAEEAAE